Proteins encoded together in one Janthinobacterium tructae window:
- a CDS encoding penicillin-binding protein 1A: MTSSNSAGSAGSKPPTKGSKPKRFLLMALVSLLGLGIVGVLLVVFGLAMAYPNLPALDTLTDYKPKMPLRVFTSDSVLIGEFGEERRNMVHIKDIPDVMKKAVLAIEDDRFYEHGGVDYLGITRAALHNLTGGAKQGASTITQQVARNFFLSSEQTLKRKAYEVLLAWKIEKNLSKDQILEVYMNQIYLGQRAYGFASAAQIYFGKNIQDLTVAEAAMLAGLPKAPSAYNPVVNPKRARMRQQYILQRMAQLGYITPAQFEEAKNEELKVKTDSSAFGVHAEYVSEMARQLVYEQFKEDTYTRGLNVYTTITKADQDAAYIALRKGVMDYEKRHGYRGPEAYIEIPKTKAEADDAIETELADHPDSDDIIAAMVLQASPKSLQAVTSAGEEITITGPGLTFGAAWLSEKAAPNRRIKRGAVIRVMQEGNAWVLTQMPEVQSAFVSASTTDGAIRAMVGGFDYNRNKFNHVTQAWRQPGSAFKPFIYSASLERGLSPATIINDAPISFDAGQTGGQAWEPKNYDSKYDGPMTMRKGLMKSKNMISIRILHKIGAKYGQEYATRFGFDADKNPPYLTLALGAGNVTPLQMAGAYAVFANGGYKINPYLIAKVTDSDGNILSQAKPDLAGEEANRVIDERNAFMMNSMLNDVVRFGTANKAMALKRPDLAGKTGTTNDSIDAWFAGYQAKLVGIAWIGYDQPRNLGNRETGGGLALPIWINYMAKALKSIPVEERAVPEGLIRVGDEYYYAENPPGTGVGSLEGAARGTPEEEKAKEAVKNELF; this comes from the coding sequence ATGACATCTTCAAACTCCGCTGGCTCCGCTGGCTCGAAGCCGCCCACCAAGGGCAGCAAACCCAAACGTTTCCTGCTGATGGCCCTGGTATCGCTGCTGGGCCTGGGCATCGTCGGCGTCTTGCTGGTGGTCTTTGGCCTGGCCATGGCCTATCCGAACCTGCCGGCGCTCGATACCTTGACCGATTACAAGCCAAAGATGCCGCTGCGCGTGTTCACGTCCGACAGTGTGCTGATCGGCGAGTTCGGCGAAGAGCGACGCAACATGGTGCACATCAAGGATATTCCCGATGTCATGAAGAAAGCCGTGCTGGCCATCGAAGATGACCGTTTCTATGAACATGGCGGCGTCGATTACCTGGGCATCACGCGTGCGGCCCTGCACAACCTGACGGGCGGCGCCAAGCAAGGCGCATCGACCATCACGCAACAGGTGGCGCGCAATTTCTTTCTGTCCAGCGAACAGACCTTGAAACGCAAGGCCTATGAAGTCTTGCTGGCATGGAAAATCGAGAAAAACCTCAGCAAGGACCAGATCCTCGAAGTGTATATGAACCAGATTTATCTGGGTCAGCGCGCCTACGGCTTCGCCTCGGCCGCGCAAATCTATTTCGGCAAGAATATCCAGGACCTGACCGTGGCCGAAGCGGCCATGCTGGCAGGCTTGCCGAAGGCGCCGTCGGCCTACAACCCCGTCGTCAATCCGAAACGCGCGCGCATGCGCCAGCAATACATTCTGCAGCGCATGGCGCAGCTGGGCTACATCACCCCGGCGCAGTTCGAAGAAGCGAAAAATGAAGAGCTGAAAGTAAAGACCGACAGCAGCGCCTTCGGCGTGCACGCGGAATACGTGTCGGAAATGGCGCGCCAGCTGGTCTACGAACAATTCAAGGAAGACACCTATACGCGCGGCCTGAACGTCTACACCACCATCACCAAGGCCGACCAGGACGCCGCCTATATCGCCTTGCGCAAGGGCGTGATGGATTACGAGAAACGCCACGGCTACCGCGGCCCGGAAGCCTACATCGAGATTCCGAAAACCAAGGCCGAAGCGGACGACGCCATCGAGACGGAGCTGGCCGACCACCCGGACAGCGACGACATCATCGCCGCCATGGTGCTGCAGGCATCACCCAAATCGTTGCAGGCAGTCACGTCGGCCGGCGAGGAAATCACCATTACCGGCCCCGGCCTGACCTTCGGCGCGGCCTGGCTGTCGGAAAAAGCGGCGCCGAACCGGCGCATCAAGCGCGGCGCCGTGATCCGCGTCATGCAAGAAGGCAACGCCTGGGTCCTGACGCAGATGCCGGAAGTGCAATCGGCGTTCGTGTCGGCCAGCACCACCGACGGCGCCATTCGCGCCATGGTGGGCGGCTTCGATTACAACCGCAACAAGTTCAACCACGTCACGCAGGCGTGGCGCCAGCCCGGTTCCGCCTTCAAGCCCTTCATCTATTCCGCTTCGCTGGAACGGGGCCTGTCGCCGGCCACCATCATCAACGATGCGCCGATCTCGTTCGATGCGGGCCAGACGGGCGGCCAGGCGTGGGAACCGAAAAACTACGACAGCAAATACGATGGCCCGATGACCATGCGCAAGGGCTTGATGAAATCGAAGAACATGATTTCCATCCGCATCCTGCACAAGATCGGCGCCAAGTATGGCCAGGAATACGCGACGCGTTTCGGCTTTGATGCGGACAAGAACCCGCCGTACCTGACCCTGGCCCTGGGCGCCGGTAACGTGACACCGCTGCAGATGGCGGGCGCCTACGCCGTCTTCGCCAACGGCGGCTACAAGATCAACCCGTACCTGATCGCCAAGGTGACCGATAGCGATGGCAATATCCTGTCGCAAGCCAAGCCGGACCTGGCGGGCGAGGAAGCCAACCGCGTCATCGACGAGCGCAATGCCTTCATGATGAACAGCATGCTCAACGACGTCGTGCGCTTCGGCACGGCGAACAAGGCCATGGCCTTGAAGCGCCCTGACCTGGCCGGCAAAACAGGCACCACCAACGATTCCATCGACGCCTGGTTCGCCGGTTACCAGGCCAAGCTGGTGGGCATCGCCTGGATCGGCTACGACCAGCCGCGCAACCTGGGCAACCGGGAAACGGGCGGCGGCCTGGCCTTGCCAATCTGGATCAACTACATGGCGAAGGCATTGAAAAGCATTCCCGTCGAGGAACGCGCCGTGCCGGAAGGCCTGATACGCGTGGGCGACGAGTATTACTATGCGGAAAATCCGCCGGGCACGGGCGTAGGCAGCCTGGAAGGCGCGGCGCGCGGCACGCCGGAGGAAGAAAAAGCGAAAGAAGCCGTGAAGAACGAGTTGTTCTGA
- the lptM gene encoding LPS translocon maturation chaperone LptM, with the protein MKSSSAFYIGTAIVVSSVLAGCGQPGPLYLPKPPAAKGAPAKGPVEPAPVPPPPVIVPVT; encoded by the coding sequence GTGAAGTCATCCTCAGCGTTTTATATCGGCACCGCCATTGTGGTTTCCAGCGTCCTGGCCGGCTGTGGCCAGCCCGGCCCCCTGTACCTGCCCAAGCCGCCAGCGGCCAAAGGTGCGCCAGCCAAGGGCCCGGTCGAACCGGCCCCCGTGCCGCCGCCACCGGTCATCGTGCCCGTCACCTAA
- a CDS encoding c-type cytochrome has translation MNRAFSPFIKSMLLALLAVSATASAVEAPKPAVKADAAKGATLYADGDAARGLPACVSCHGAAGNSTITVNPKLAGQHESYIYKQLVDFTTPERNQPVMTTYAKMLSDADKKNIAAYLGAQLSKPGAAKNKDTIDLGKKIYRGGIASKQVAACASCHGATGNGMPVQYPRIAGQHQDYTVAQLTMFRSTKADARKNSAQMHTIAARMSDDEIAAVADYIAGLK, from the coding sequence ATGAATCGTGCGTTTTCACCGTTTATCAAATCCATGCTGCTCGCTTTGCTGGCTGTATCGGCAACTGCTTCCGCGGTCGAAGCACCGAAACCGGCCGTCAAGGCCGATGCCGCCAAGGGCGCTACCCTGTACGCCGATGGCGATGCGGCGCGCGGCTTGCCTGCCTGCGTGTCCTGCCATGGTGCGGCCGGCAACTCGACCATCACGGTCAACCCGAAGCTGGCCGGCCAGCACGAAAGCTATATCTACAAGCAACTGGTCGATTTCACCACGCCGGAGCGCAACCAGCCCGTCATGACGACGTACGCGAAGATGCTCAGCGACGCCGACAAGAAGAATATCGCCGCCTACCTGGGCGCGCAGCTGTCCAAGCCGGGCGCCGCGAAAAACAAGGATACGATCGACCTGGGCAAGAAAATCTACCGTGGTGGCATTGCTTCCAAGCAAGTTGCTGCCTGCGCCAGCTGTCATGGCGCGACGGGCAATGGCATGCCCGTCCAGTATCCGCGCATCGCCGGCCAGCACCAGGACTACACGGTGGCCCAGCTGACGATGTTCCGCAGCACCAAGGCTGATGCCCGCAAGAACAGCGCGCAAATGCACACCATCGCCGCCCGCATGTCGGATGACGAGATTGCTGCCGTGGCCGATTACATCGCCGGCCTGAAGTAA
- the ccsB gene encoding c-type cytochrome biogenesis protein CcsB, with translation MELANKQIYTQEPGFFKRLSLIDWLYGAGLLAASLFGLMRFGAFMDIYEKAILLAAAPTFAWLGWYWKPVRWLIPVAAVLSLFAIELYAGHLEMANQKFFLKYILSSQSAILWMGTLFVLSTLFYWIGLVARSEFGSSVGSLLCWAGVVLGLTGMLVRWYESYLIGADVGHIPVSNLYEVFILFSLITAMFYLYYEQHYATRQLGAFVMLVISAAVVFLMWYTVTRDAAEIQPLVPALQSWWMKIHVPANFIGYGTFALSAMVAAAYLLKSSGYLVDRLPSLEVLDDVMYKAISVGFAFFTVATILGALWAAEAWGGYWSWDPKETWALIVWLNYAAWLHMRLMTGLRGRVAAWWALVGLLVTTFAFLGVNMFLSGLHSYGKL, from the coding sequence ATGGAATTGGCAAACAAGCAAATATATACGCAGGAACCAGGATTTTTCAAGCGCCTGAGCCTGATCGATTGGCTGTATGGCGCCGGCTTGCTGGCCGCCTCCCTGTTCGGCCTGATGCGCTTTGGCGCCTTCATGGATATCTATGAAAAGGCCATCCTGCTGGCTGCGGCGCCCACGTTTGCGTGGCTGGGCTGGTACTGGAAGCCCGTGCGCTGGCTGATCCCCGTGGCGGCCGTGCTGTCGCTGTTCGCCATCGAGCTGTACGCGGGCCATCTGGAGATGGCGAACCAGAAATTCTTCCTCAAATACATCTTGTCGAGCCAGTCCGCCATTCTGTGGATGGGCACGCTTTTCGTGCTGTCGACCCTGTTCTACTGGATCGGCCTGGTGGCGCGCTCGGAATTCGGCTCGTCCGTCGGCTCCCTGCTGTGCTGGGCCGGCGTGGTGCTGGGCCTGACGGGCATGCTGGTGCGCTGGTACGAGTCTTATCTGATCGGCGCCGACGTGGGCCATATTCCCGTCTCGAACCTGTATGAAGTGTTCATCCTGTTTTCCTTGATCACGGCCATGTTCTACCTGTATTACGAGCAGCATTATGCGACGCGCCAGCTGGGCGCCTTCGTCATGCTGGTCATTTCGGCAGCCGTGGTGTTCCTGATGTGGTACACGGTCACGCGCGACGCGGCCGAAATCCAGCCGCTGGTGCCGGCCCTGCAAAGCTGGTGGATGAAGATCCACGTGCCGGCCAACTTCATCGGCTACGGCACGTTCGCCCTGTCGGCCATGGTGGCCGCGGCCTACCTGCTCAAGTCGAGCGGCTACCTGGTCGACCGTCTGCCGTCGCTGGAAGTGCTCGACGACGTCATGTACAAGGCCATTTCCGTGGGCTTTGCTTTCTTCACGGTAGCGACCATCCTGGGCGCCCTGTGGGCGGCCGAAGCGTGGGGCGGCTACTGGTCGTGGGATCCAAAAGAAACGTGGGCGCTGATCGTCTGGCTCAACTATGCAGCCTGGCTGCACATGCGATTGATGACGGGCTTGCGCGGCCGCGTCGCCGCCTGGTGGGCGCTGGTGGGCTTGCTGGTGACGACGTTTGCCTTCCTGGGCGTGAATATGTTCCTTTCAGGCCTGCATTCCTACGGCAAGTTGTAA
- the pilM gene encoding pilus assembly protein PilM gives MSIRSFLGIGLLGVDMADDGVRVVELRRRRGKLSCRHCGSAALAAGVMLEGHVEDPQGLASAVRLACRNSGSGCTRVALAMPATALITHVIRLPAGLPEEQLEILVELEAAQYMPFALEDASLDFFILGPAPPLAGQTDTEIDVLLVAARRASVQRRLDAAMAAGLTPIVMDSEALALQAALAQGGWQALPDGGLSYQLAWGLAMHRYAR, from the coding sequence ATGTCTATCCGCAGTTTTCTTGGCATCGGCTTGCTGGGCGTCGACATGGCGGACGATGGCGTGCGCGTGGTCGAGTTGAGGCGCCGGCGAGGGAAATTGTCGTGCCGGCATTGCGGCAGCGCCGCGCTGGCGGCAGGAGTGATGCTGGAAGGTCATGTCGAAGATCCGCAGGGCCTGGCCAGCGCCGTGCGCCTGGCATGCCGCAACAGTGGCAGCGGCTGCACCCGCGTGGCGCTGGCCATGCCGGCCACGGCCTTGATCACGCATGTGATACGCCTGCCCGCCGGCTTGCCGGAGGAACAGCTGGAAATCCTGGTGGAGCTGGAGGCGGCCCAATACATGCCGTTTGCACTGGAAGACGCCAGCCTGGATTTTTTCATTCTTGGCCCCGCGCCGCCGCTTGCGGGCCAGACGGACACGGAGATCGACGTGCTGCTGGTGGCGGCGCGGCGCGCCAGCGTGCAGCGCCGCCTCGATGCGGCCATGGCGGCCGGCTTGACGCCCATCGTCATGGATAGCGAGGCGCTGGCCCTGCAGGCGGCACTCGCGCAGGGTGGCTGGCAAGCCTTGCCGGACGGCGGCCTCAGTTATCAGCTGGCCTGGGGCCTGGCCATGCACCGGTACGCGCGATGA
- the msrP gene encoding protein-methionine-sulfoxide reductase catalytic subunit MsrP: MLIKRSPNGIELPYSSEITPRAVFESRRSFIKQVALGSVSSAALLEMASREAFAQGTNPKLAAKLNPAYSALEKQTAYKDATSYNNFYEFGTDKSDPAQNAGTLRTRPWTVSIEGEVKKPMTLDLDALLKLAPLEERVYRLRCVEGWSMVIPWVGYSFSEIIKKVEPTGNAKYVEFITLADKKQMPGVGSRVLQWPYTEGLRIDEANHPLALLTLGMYGETLPNQNGAPVRMVLPWKYGFKSAKSIVKIRFVKEQPRTSWNLSAPSEYGFYSNVNPNVDHPRWSQASERRIGEDGFLTRKRKTLMFNGYNDVASLYAGMDLKKFF, from the coding sequence ATGTTGATCAAGCGCAGTCCCAACGGCATTGAATTGCCGTATTCTTCCGAAATCACGCCGCGCGCCGTGTTTGAATCGCGCCGCAGCTTCATCAAGCAAGTGGCACTGGGCTCCGTGTCCAGCGCGGCCCTGCTGGAAATGGCCAGCCGCGAAGCGTTCGCGCAAGGCACCAATCCGAAGCTGGCTGCCAAGCTCAATCCCGCCTATTCGGCGCTGGAAAAGCAGACGGCCTATAAAGACGCCACCAGCTACAACAATTTCTACGAATTCGGTACGGACAAGAGCGACCCCGCGCAAAACGCGGGCACCTTGCGCACGCGGCCGTGGACGGTCAGCATCGAAGGCGAGGTCAAGAAGCCCATGACCCTCGATCTCGATGCGCTGTTAAAACTGGCGCCGCTGGAAGAGCGCGTCTACCGGCTGCGCTGTGTGGAAGGCTGGTCGATGGTCATCCCGTGGGTCGGCTATTCCTTCTCGGAAATCATCAAGAAGGTCGAACCGACGGGCAATGCCAAGTACGTGGAATTCATCACCCTGGCCGACAAGAAGCAGATGCCGGGCGTGGGTAGCCGCGTGCTGCAGTGGCCGTATACGGAAGGCTTGCGCATCGATGAAGCGAACCATCCGCTGGCGCTGCTGACCCTGGGCATGTATGGCGAAACCTTGCCGAACCAGAATGGCGCGCCCGTGCGCATGGTCTTGCCGTGGAAATATGGTTTCAAGTCAGCCAAATCCATCGTCAAGATCCGTTTCGTCAAGGAACAGCCGCGCACGTCGTGGAACCTGTCGGCGCCGTCGGAATACGGTTTTTACTCGAACGTGAACCCGAACGTCGATCATCCGCGCTGGTCGCAAGCGTCCGAGCGGCGCATCGGCGAAGACGGCTTTCTCACGCGCAAGCGCAAGACCCTGATGTTCAATGGCTACAACGATGTCGCTTCCTTGTACGCGGGCATGGATCTGAAGAAGTTTTTTTAA
- the cyaY gene encoding iron donor protein CyaY: MSESEFLALAEATLTQIATALDRLNDEDVLDVECSRSGNVLEIEFIDNGTKIIVNSQAPMREMWVAARSGGFHYKRVGDEWINTRDGSELFAALSSMASEQAGAPVVLK, from the coding sequence ATGAGCGAATCGGAATTCCTGGCCCTGGCCGAAGCCACCCTGACCCAGATCGCCACGGCGCTGGACCGGCTGAACGATGAAGACGTGCTCGACGTCGAATGCAGCCGCAGCGGCAATGTGCTGGAAATCGAATTCATCGACAACGGCACAAAAATCATCGTCAACAGCCAGGCCCCCATGCGCGAAATGTGGGTGGCCGCCCGTTCCGGCGGTTTTCATTACAAGCGCGTGGGCGATGAATGGATCAACACGCGCGACGGCTCGGAACTGTTTGCCGCCTTGTCCAGCATGGCCAGCGAGCAGGCGGGCGCGCCCGTCGTGCTGAAGTAA
- a CDS encoding sulfite oxidase heme-binding subunit YedZ — MALNPTSRQLSLFKSLVFLLALLPFARMVWLTYTGQLVEPLEFITRGTGDWTLYFLCISLAVTPLRRFTQWNWLIKLRRMLGLFAFFYAALHFTTFLWFDHFFDVQEMWKDVLKRPFITVGFIAFVLLIPLAVTSTNSMVKRLGGKRWQWLHRLIYIIAPLGILHFWWMKAGKHNFAQPILFGSIVALLLLIRVAFAWNKREKSARAAKAATPVRSV, encoded by the coding sequence ATGGCCCTCAACCCCACGTCGAGACAATTGTCGCTATTCAAAAGCCTGGTTTTTCTGCTGGCGCTGCTGCCGTTTGCGCGCATGGTCTGGCTGACGTACACGGGGCAACTGGTGGAGCCGCTGGAATTCATCACGCGCGGCACGGGCGACTGGACCCTGTATTTCCTGTGCATCAGCCTGGCTGTCACGCCCTTGCGGCGCTTCACGCAATGGAACTGGCTGATCAAGCTGCGCCGCATGCTGGGCCTGTTCGCGTTTTTCTACGCGGCGCTGCACTTCACCACTTTTTTATGGTTCGATCACTTTTTTGATGTGCAGGAAATGTGGAAGGATGTGCTCAAGCGGCCGTTCATCACGGTGGGTTTCATCGCCTTCGTCTTGCTCATTCCGCTGGCCGTGACGAGCACGAACAGCATGGTCAAGCGCCTCGGTGGCAAGCGCTGGCAGTGGCTGCACCGGCTGATCTACATCATCGCGCCGCTGGGCATCCTGCATTTCTGGTGGATGAAGGCGGGCAAGCATAATTTCGCGCAACCGATCCTGTTCGGCAGTATCGTCGCGCTACTGCTGCTAATACGCGTGGCTTTTGCCTGGAACAAGCGAGAGAAGAGCGCCAGGGCGGCCAAGGCAGCCACCCCGGTGCGCTCCGTTTAG
- a CDS encoding cytochrome c biogenesis protein ResB: protein MSTGTTGIELKTQRRSLAEFVELVSSMRFAISLLTLIAVASIIGTVLKQNEPMPNYVNQFGPFWFAVFDKLSLYSVYSAWWFLVIMGFLVASTSLCIVRNAPKMLKDMRSWRDNVREQSLRNFHHKMEWQVPLPRAVLAQQMVMRLKDSGYAAKVVEKDNATLVAAKRGAANKWGYIFAHGAIVIICVGGLLDSEMPIRVQQWFFGKTPFSGSGVIADIPAQHRLSLSNPTFRGNTMIPEGSSSNTAIIPQADGVLIQDLPITILLKKFHIDFYSTGMPKLFASDVVITDHVTGESFPATIKVNQPLLYKGLALYQSSFEDGGSKLKLTGFPMTGKTTKRFDIGGEVGGSTPLERSDGNSYTVEWSGFRPFNVENLSAGQDVRAVSKAESFNDKFAVGLDKRLGSAAKNANNKDLKNVGPSVQYKLRDKTGQAREYQNYMQPVTVDGTTVFLAGMRVNPSDPFSYLRIPVDDNYSVTEWMRLRAALQDPALRQQAAARYAARAMPQANAEALRGQLQESAAKSLGIFAGNGQEGGFLAISRFLEKVPAAEQEKAADIFMKILNGSLWDLWQAARAQDGLKAIEADDKHGRFLQLATNALSDSFFYGAPVYLQLDEFTEIKASVLQVTRSPGKSVVYLGCLFLVIGVFSMFYIRERRLWVWIKDGEGGSEALMAMSTQRKTLDFEKEFETLKAKLPQSA, encoded by the coding sequence ATGAGCACAGGCACGACCGGAATCGAGTTAAAGACCCAACGCCGCAGCCTGGCTGAATTCGTCGAGCTGGTCTCGTCGATGCGCTTTGCCATCAGCCTGCTGACACTGATCGCCGTCGCCTCCATCATCGGCACCGTGCTCAAGCAGAACGAGCCCATGCCCAATTATGTGAACCAGTTCGGTCCGTTCTGGTTCGCCGTCTTCGACAAGCTGAGCCTGTATTCCGTGTATTCGGCCTGGTGGTTCCTGGTGATCATGGGCTTCCTCGTCGCCTCGACCTCGCTGTGCATCGTGCGCAATGCGCCGAAGATGCTCAAGGATATGCGCAGCTGGCGCGACAATGTGCGCGAGCAATCGTTGCGCAATTTCCATCACAAGATGGAATGGCAGGTGCCGCTGCCGCGCGCCGTGCTGGCACAGCAGATGGTGATGCGCCTGAAAGACAGCGGCTATGCGGCCAAGGTGGTCGAGAAGGACAACGCCACCCTGGTGGCGGCCAAGCGCGGCGCGGCCAATAAATGGGGCTATATCTTTGCCCACGGCGCCATCGTCATCATCTGCGTGGGCGGCTTGCTCGACTCGGAAATGCCGATCCGCGTACAGCAATGGTTTTTTGGCAAGACGCCATTTTCCGGCAGCGGCGTGATTGCCGACATTCCCGCCCAGCACCGTTTGAGTCTGTCAAATCCTACTTTCCGTGGCAATACCATGATCCCGGAAGGCTCGTCGAGCAACACGGCCATCATTCCCCAGGCCGATGGCGTGCTGATCCAGGATCTGCCGATCACCATCCTGCTGAAAAAATTCCACATCGATTTCTACAGCACCGGCATGCCGAAGCTGTTTGCCAGCGATGTCGTCATCACCGACCATGTCACGGGAGAAAGTTTTCCTGCCACCATCAAAGTCAACCAGCCGCTGTTGTACAAGGGCCTGGCCCTGTACCAGTCCAGCTTTGAGGATGGCGGCAGCAAGCTCAAGTTGACGGGTTTTCCCATGACGGGCAAGACGACGAAACGCTTCGATATCGGCGGCGAAGTAGGCGGCAGTACGCCGCTCGAGCGCAGCGATGGCAATTCCTACACGGTGGAATGGTCGGGTTTCCGTCCCTTCAACGTGGAAAACCTCAGCGCCGGCCAGGATGTGCGCGCCGTCAGCAAGGCGGAAAGTTTCAACGATAAATTTGCCGTCGGCCTGGACAAGCGCCTCGGTTCGGCCGCGAAAAATGCGAACAACAAGGATCTCAAGAATGTGGGCCCCTCGGTGCAATACAAATTGCGCGACAAGACGGGCCAGGCGCGCGAGTACCAGAACTACATGCAGCCTGTCACAGTGGATGGCACGACGGTGTTCCTGGCCGGCATGCGCGTCAACCCCAGCGACCCGTTCAGCTATCTGCGCATTCCCGTCGATGACAATTACAGCGTGACGGAATGGATGCGTTTGCGTGCCGCGCTGCAAGATCCGGCGCTGCGCCAGCAAGCTGCCGCGCGCTATGCGGCGCGCGCCATGCCGCAGGCGAACGCGGAAGCCCTGCGCGGCCAGTTGCAGGAATCGGCGGCGAAAAGCCTGGGCATCTTTGCCGGCAATGGGCAAGAGGGTGGTTTCCTCGCCATTTCACGTTTCCTGGAGAAAGTGCCTGCGGCCGAGCAAGAAAAAGCGGCCGATATCTTCATGAAAATCCTGAATGGCAGCCTGTGGGACTTATGGCAGGCGGCGCGCGCCCAGGATGGCTTGAAAGCCATCGAGGCCGATGACAAGCACGGCCGCTTCCTGCAACTGGCCACGAATGCGCTGTCCGACAGCTTCTTCTATGGCGCGCCCGTGTATCTGCAGCTCGACGAGTTCACGGAGATCAAGGCGTCCGTGCTGCAGGTGACGCGTTCGCCGGGCAAGAGCGTGGTGTACCTCGGTTGCCTGTTCCTCGTGATCGGCGTGTTTTCCATGTTTTATATCCGCGAGCGCCGCCTGTGGGTGTGGATCAAGGATGGCGAAGGCGGCAGCGAAGCCTTGATGGCCATGAGCACGCAACGCAAGACGCTGGATTTTGAAAAAGAATTTGAGACTTTGAAGGCAAAGCTGCCGCAATCGGCGTAA